The Mus caroli chromosome 15, CAROLI_EIJ_v1.1, whole genome shotgun sequence DNA segment ATAACGTTTGAAGTCTCTCTAGGTCTCCATCCTTAGGTCAACTCTGCAGTTCCCATCCTCAATGAAGATCTCACTCTGTTTGCTTAttggcgtttttttttttttttctttctctgatattAATGTTAGTGTTACTCCTCCAACACCCAGTTCCCAGTATAGCTGctctccagctctcctgctcACTCCCCAGAGAGCCTAGCCAGAGGATGTGAGCTACCTGCCACCTTCCCCCTCTTGGTCTAGTCTTACAAATATATTCAATTTGTTACTAAAGTAATCACTAAAGTAACAGGTTTTAGTTTTCCATGAGGTTTCTAGTACTATATAAAACTTGTATTATGTTGGTTTTTTTCTATTAATCTGTTTAATCTCAGTTTATATTCTGAGGTTAGCTGGAAACTTAAGGGAATAGAGATACacacttatttttatgtaatgtCTCACTTAATTccacattgtttttattaatttattggtGTTATGCCATAAAATTGATTAGGTTTCAATATTTTCTACATAGTATCTCACCATATTCCTAACTatgttctttattctgttttggaGCCTTTCTTATCTCTGTTTTATGGGATTCCAAGTTATTAAAATAAGAGTATTGAGGCCATAATGGTATTGGGGAATGTACACAAAATCCAGTACAGACAGATcacaaagttttaattttaaggaTATTGAAGAAAATTCTTTTAATCTCTATGTCTTCATTTATCAATTCTCAATCCAAGTTAATGTAAGTCTGgagtcatttttttctataacagGTAAGAAGGATATGAATACAGACAAATAAAtcatgtagaaaataaaatgaagagatgtTAATCAGGGGagatagatatttatttaataatctcTAAAATAGTAGCTCCCAAAGACATCTCATTTACTGAGGAGCAAATTAAATGAATTAGTGTTTTAAATGACTTAGATAAAAAAGTCTGCCTATAGTATTTGGAAGTAGTCTTGAAATTTATAGACATAGGTAAtaatctttattgtttctactacTCTTTAAAAGTACCTTTGGGCCTTTTCTCGCTCCCCGGCCATCTTGGCGGCTGGTGTTGGTTGGGGGTTGTCCCGGCacctaaggcaggaagatggtggcCGCAAAGAAGATGAAAAAGTCTCTGGAGTCGATCAACTCTAGGCTCCAACTTGTTATGAAAAGTGGGAAGTACGTGCTGGGCTACAAACAGACTCTGAAGATGATCAGACAAGGCAAAGCGAAGTTGGTTATCCTTGCCAACAACTGTCCAGCTTTGAGGAAATCTGAAATGGAGTCCTATGCCATGTTGGCTAAAACTGGGGTCCATCACTACAGTGGCAATAATATTGAACTGGGCACAGTGTGTGGAAAATACTACAGAGTATGCACGCTGGCTATCATTGACCCAGGTGATTCTGATATTATTAGAAGCACACCAGAACAGACTGGTGAGAAGTAAACAAGAAAGTTTTCCTTTAATAAAACTTTGCCAGAGCtccttaatttattctttaaatttttggtGTTTCATAATGGGTTGTGTCTCTGTTGTACAGAAAAAGATGAGTTTAGACAGGATATATAACATGGCACTGCCAATTCTAGACCTCATTGAAGTGAGAACTGTCTTCTAACCATACAATTAACCTTTAAAATCATCAGCGACCTATAATTAGTCTGCACTTAAACCTGCCATATGAATATTAGTTTTTCTCACAACTTCTCAACAAATTTAGAGAATTTGttatattcaataaaaacacTTTACCTAATTAATCAAAAGTTTCTCTAATGATATTTATGTCTACATGTATATTGGTATAAATTCATGTGTAATGGTGAAGACATACCCAAAATATACATTTGGCATTTAAAACCATACATCAAAGAGTTCATCTCTTCTGAAAGAATAAAATTTGTGACACTGGCCATTATAAGGTATTAAAAAATTCATGGTAACTTTTGAAAAAGAAGGAATGTTATTAACCTTGGTGTCTTGACCAAATTACAATTCGGGTAATTACATTTGTCTTTCCTAATCTCCTTTTCAACTTTCAATTGGGTGGCGTATTCTTAATGGATTTCATTACCCAGCCTCCCTTAGGATTTAAAGGAAGACTTATCTTCCAAGACTGGGACTACTCTAAATTTATGTTCTCTAACTCCAATTGAGCTGTCACTGAGACTCTTCCACTATGTGTGCGTTTAATTTAGTCCTCATTTTGGATTTTGCTTTCACAATTTTGCtgttttaaatcatttctctTCTGCTTACCACCCAGGTGCACATTGCAGGATTCACCACTACACTGTGTTCTATGATACCAGAAGCAAGCAATATATAAGGTTCCATATAGACAATGCTGCTCTTTTATATGGAACGTTCAACCTTTCTTGAGAATGTCATAATCATTACAGGGAACTGGTGAACCACACTTGTTCCTCCACAACTCTACCATTCCTCACCCTTACTTTATTTCTGTCTAGCTTTCAAAGAAGCTCTGTGCCCCCTGAATGGCAGCCAACCTCTAGGGTACTATCATTTACCCTGTATCTGCTCACATCAATCTTTTACAATTCAACTATGTACATTCCCTAA contains these protein-coding regions:
- the LOC110310909 gene encoding 60S ribosomal protein L30-like is translated as MVAAKKMKKSLESINSRLQLVMKSGKYVLGYKQTLKMIRQGKAKLVILANNCPALRKSEMESYAMLAKTGVHHYSGNNIELGTVCGKYYRVCTLAIIDPGDSDIIRSTPEQTGEK